The Symphalangus syndactylus isolate Jambi chromosome 16, NHGRI_mSymSyn1-v2.1_pri, whole genome shotgun sequence genome has a window encoding:
- the TPPP gene encoding tubulin polymerization-promoting protein isoform X2: MVGTGLGVQGDPRGLRAQLGWWAQAWECRVTPGDSGHTWDGGHRPGSAEQPPGGSGHTRGDGGYTPGSLSFDPWVSSLSSWSLFCYMTFFSLMVKEQSLQGKRCEGLHPGLKCAAPRNCGKVEDTWPLPVQGEAAGTASCHARWRAPREKRPPRLIVRLTPPRSLKIKCILITVIVETAHGSNEAIQTVRLPSPPLLFRVCGPRPAPPDPAAAWLSSHREPPGPGSQPSQAPVASLLCDARGFLHLLLLLGC, encoded by the exons ATGGTGGGCACAGGCCTGGGAGTGCAGGGTGACCCCCGGGGACTCAGGGCACAGCTGGGATGGTGGGCCCAGGCCTGGGAGTGCAGGGTGACCCCTGGGGACTCAGGGCACACGTGGGATGGTGGGCACAGGCCTGGGAGTGCAGAGCAACCCCCTGGGGGCTCAGGGCACACGCGTGGAGATGGTGGGTACACGCCTGGGAGCTTGTCCTTTGACCCCTGGGTGAGCAGTTTGTCTTCCTGGAGTCTCTTCTGCTACATGACCTTCTTTTCCCTCATGGTGAAAGAGCAGAGCCTCCAGGGAAAACGGTGTGAGGGTCTGCACCCAGGGCTCAAGTGCGCTGCGCCCAGAAACTGTGGGAAAGTGGAGGACACCTGGCCTCTGCCCGTCCAAGGAGAAGCAGCTGGCACAGCCTCATGCCATGCTCGGTGGAGAGCGCCAAGGGAGAAGCGCCCGCCCAGGCTCATTGTCCGTCTGACACCTCCACGTTCtcttaaaattaaatgtattcttATTACCGTCATTGTGGAAACAGCACATGGGTCTAATGAAGCGATCCAGACAGTGCGGCTCCCATCTCCTCCGCTCCTGTTCCGTGTTTGTGGCCCGCGTCCTGCTCCTCCAGACCCAGCAGCAGCCTGGCTGTCTTCCCACAGAG AACCTCCTGGGCCTGGTTCTCAGCCCTCCCAAGCGCCCGTGGCCTCACTCCTGTGTGACGCCCGTGGGTTCCTGCATCTACTCCTCCTTCTCGGCTGCTGA
- the TPPP gene encoding tubulin polymerization-promoting protein isoform X3: MADKAKPAKTANRTPPKSPGDPSKDRAAKRLSLESEGASEGAAASPELSALEEAFRRFAVHGDTRATGREMHGKNWSKLCKDCQVIDGRNVTVTDVDIVFSKIKGKSCRTITFEQFQEALEELAKKRFKDKSSEEAVREVHRLIEGKAPIISGVTKAISSPTVSRLTDTTKFTGSHKERFDPSGKGKGKAGRVDLVDESGYVSGYKHAGTYDQKVQGGK, from the exons ATGGCTGACAAGGCCAAGCCCGCCAAAACTGCCAACAGGACACCCCCCAAGTCTCCGGGGGACCCCTCGAAGGACCGGGCGGCCAAGAGGCTGTCGCTGGAATCGGAGGGTGCCAGTGAGGGGGCAGCCGCATCCCCCGAGCTCAGCGCCCTGGAGGAGGCCTTCCGGCGGTTTGCGGTGCACGGGGACACCAGGGCCACTGGGAGGGAGATGCACGGCAAGAACTGGTCGAAGCTGTGCAAGGACTGCCAGGTGATCGACGGCAGGAACGTGACCGTCACTGACGTGGACATCGTCTTCAGCAAGATCAA AGGGAAGTCTTGCCGGACCATCACCTTTGAGCAGTTCCAGGAGGCGCTGGAGGAGCTCGCCAAGAAGCGATTCAAAGACAAGAGCAGCGAGGAGGCCGTTCGCGAGGTGCACAGGCTCATCGAGGGCAAGGCGCCCATCATCTCAGGGGTGACG AAAGCCATCTCGTCGCCCACAGTGTCGAGGCTCACGGACACCACCAAGTTCACGGGCTCCCACAAGGAGCGCTTCGACCCCTCTggcaagggcaagggcaaggcTGGCCGTGTGGACCTGGTGGACGAGTCGGGCTATGTGTCCGGCTACAAGCACGCGGGCACCTACGACCAGAAGGTGCAAGGGGGCAAGTAG